The Nocardia arthritidis genome has a window encoding:
- a CDS encoding lipase family protein, with amino-acid sequence MSQAPRSTRRAMPGLLRTVGALGAGLVLVLGPGGAAEAAPIYPAPDPDPFYATPPDIADKKPGEVLAVRPMPPLPIFPDTTVTVVRFRSTNSTGKPIAATTTVLTPRGHRKDGPLLSFQHIINGLGAECSVSHVLYTSDPNLIVREAPGWNVLLSRGWSVALPDHLGPDFAYGAAKLGGQITLDGIRAVKQVAELQVADSPVAMAGYSGGGMATAWAAALQPTYAPELRIAGAAMGGVPMNLVKMLQALGLGTHPAFGLALAAGLGLEREYPDRFPLSDQLNAEGLAARAAIANGCTNDILATGAGHGAVDFAKTTSMINNPDARAVVEENSLELYPGVPKIPVYEWHSPIDGLIPVDAIVNTDRRWCAAGDRVEAEILPVPDHLTAAVLGIPAALDWLDARLRGDPAPSNCGG; translated from the coding sequence ATGAGTCAGGCCCCACGTTCGACACGCAGGGCAATGCCCGGACTACTACGCACGGTCGGCGCGCTGGGCGCGGGCCTGGTGCTGGTACTCGGGCCGGGGGGCGCCGCCGAGGCCGCCCCGATCTACCCGGCGCCGGATCCGGATCCGTTCTACGCGACGCCGCCGGATATCGCCGACAAGAAACCGGGGGAGGTGCTCGCGGTGCGCCCGATGCCGCCGCTGCCGATCTTCCCCGACACCACGGTCACCGTCGTCCGTTTCCGCTCGACCAATTCCACCGGCAAGCCGATCGCCGCCACGACGACCGTGCTCACCCCGCGCGGCCACCGCAAGGACGGTCCGCTGCTGTCCTTCCAGCACATCATCAACGGGCTCGGCGCGGAATGCTCTGTGTCCCATGTGCTTTACACCAGTGATCCGAATCTGATCGTGCGTGAGGCTCCGGGCTGGAACGTGCTGCTGTCGCGCGGCTGGTCGGTCGCGCTGCCGGATCACCTCGGGCCGGATTTCGCTTACGGCGCGGCGAAATTGGGCGGGCAGATCACCCTGGACGGCATCCGCGCCGTCAAACAGGTCGCCGAATTGCAGGTGGCGGACAGTCCGGTGGCCATGGCCGGCTACTCCGGCGGCGGGATGGCCACCGCGTGGGCGGCGGCGCTGCAGCCGACCTACGCGCCGGAACTGCGCATCGCAGGCGCGGCCATGGGCGGTGTGCCGATGAACCTGGTGAAGATGTTGCAGGCGCTCGGACTCGGCACGCATCCGGCCTTCGGGCTCGCGCTGGCCGCCGGGCTCGGCCTGGAACGTGAATACCCGGACCGCTTTCCGCTCAGCGACCAGCTGAACGCCGAGGGTCTGGCCGCCCGTGCGGCCATCGCCAACGGCTGCACCAACGACATACTCGCCACGGGCGCCGGCCACGGTGCGGTCGACTTCGCCAAGACCACCAGCATGATCAACAATCCGGACGCGCGCGCCGTCGTCGAGGAGAACAGCCTCGAACTGTATCCCGGCGTCCCGAAAATTCCGGTCTACGAATGGCATTCGCCGATCGACGGCCTCATCCCGGTGGACGCGATCGTCAACACCGACCGCCGCTGGTGCGCGGCGGGCGACCGGGTCGAGGCCGAAATCCTGCCGGTGCCAGACCATCTCACCGCCGCGGTGCTCGGGATACCGGCCGCGCTGGACTGGCTGGACGCGCGCTTGCGCGGCGATCCGGCCCCGAGCAACTGCGGGGGTTGA
- a CDS encoding lipase family protein: MRCLPAVAAIVLLLSAAVTGRAAAEPDPVPPFALPQISLPSLPGLIDSVIPPPPISPAPQEPWSVAAASGLPPSLAALRQAVLPGEVGDPMFDEWPANLADAAPGDVLATRDVTASAAPLLLVPIRQALLLKFRTTDSHGVPSYGTATLVIPAAAWPGPGDRPVVVNNLPIDALGRACDPSYTLAHGFSFSSTNLSDFVPPTTQLAALRGYAVLIPDHEGPWMAYAEPIVAGHIVLDAIRAVRGTRPAEFGASRFGMTGYSGGAIATHGAVKLIDDYAPELADVIVGAALGGVPADFELLSRSMNANLASAVFMAAVFGIGRERPEILAHMNNLAQWVATSPMKDTCAGLFALPGVLMLPIDVAANMPDPLHSELAADIYATTRMAGMKSAVPLYIYNGEQEFWIPAEGARNLYREQCALGAPAVYRSVFGEHIIAAAVGYPEAIGWLDQRLQGAPAPDEC; the protein is encoded by the coding sequence ATGAGATGCTTGCCTGCCGTCGCGGCCATTGTGCTGTTACTGTCCGCTGCCGTGACCGGCCGGGCCGCGGCCGAACCGGATCCGGTTCCGCCGTTCGCGCTGCCGCAGATCTCGCTGCCGAGCCTGCCCGGCCTGATCGACAGCGTGATCCCGCCGCCGCCGATTTCGCCTGCGCCGCAAGAACCTTGGTCGGTCGCCGCGGCGAGCGGCCTGCCGCCCTCGCTGGCCGCGCTGCGCCAGGCGGTGCTGCCCGGCGAGGTGGGCGATCCGATGTTCGACGAGTGGCCCGCGAACCTGGCCGACGCCGCGCCGGGCGATGTGCTGGCCACCAGGGATGTGACGGCGTCGGCGGCGCCGCTGCTGCTGGTGCCGATCCGGCAGGCGCTGCTGCTGAAGTTCCGCACCACCGACTCGCACGGCGTGCCCTCGTACGGCACAGCGACATTGGTGATCCCGGCGGCCGCGTGGCCGGGCCCCGGCGACCGGCCCGTCGTGGTGAACAATCTGCCGATCGATGCGCTCGGCCGGGCCTGCGATCCGAGTTACACTCTCGCACACGGCTTTTCGTTCAGCTCGACCAATCTGTCCGATTTCGTCCCGCCGACGACGCAGCTGGCGGCGCTGCGCGGATACGCGGTGCTGATCCCCGATCACGAGGGTCCGTGGATGGCGTACGCCGAGCCGATCGTCGCCGGGCATATCGTGCTCGACGCCATCCGCGCGGTGCGCGGCACGCGGCCCGCGGAGTTCGGGGCGAGCCGGTTCGGGATGACCGGCTATTCCGGCGGCGCGATCGCGACGCACGGCGCGGTGAAGCTGATCGACGACTACGCACCGGAATTGGCGGACGTCATCGTCGGCGCCGCGCTCGGCGGCGTGCCTGCCGACTTCGAGCTGCTGTCCCGCAGTATGAACGCCAATCTCGCCTCCGCGGTGTTCATGGCCGCGGTGTTCGGAATCGGCCGGGAGCGCCCGGAGATCCTGGCGCATATGAACAATCTGGCGCAGTGGGTGGCCACCTCGCCGATGAAGGACACCTGCGCCGGGCTGTTCGCGCTGCCCGGGGTGCTGATGCTGCCCATCGATGTCGCCGCGAATATGCCCGACCCGCTGCATTCGGAGCTGGCCGCCGACATCTATGCGACGACGAGGATGGCCGGGATGAAATCCGCTGTGCCGCTGTACATTTACAACGGCGAGCAGGAGTTCTGGATTCCGGCCGAAGGCGCGCGCAACCTCTACCGCGAGCAGTGCGCGCTCGGTGCGCCCGCAGTGTATCGGAGCGTATTCGGCGAGCACATCATCGCCGCCGCCGTCGGCTATCCGGAGGCCATCGGCTGGCTGGACCAACGACTACAGGGCGCGCCCGCGCCGGACGAATGCTGA